The Primulina eburnea isolate SZY01 unplaced genomic scaffold, ASM2296580v1 ctg1320_ERROPOS1310249, whole genome shotgun sequence genome contains a region encoding:
- the LOC140820660 gene encoding ultraviolet-B receptor UVR8-like, which translates to MASKTVVIAWGSGEDGQLGIGNSEEKEWVCAISALSSSNVCSVVAGSRNSLAICDDGKLFTWGWNQRGTLGHPQETKNENVPSQVKALANVKIIQVFHGFFSVTYLFICFFDNGVDFGILCK; encoded by the exons ATGGCCTCCAAAACTGTTGTTATTGCATG GGGTTCTGGAGAAGATGGGCAGTTGGGAATTGGAAACAGTGAGGAGAAAGAATGGGTTTGTGCCATTTCTGCTCTGAGTTCTAGCAACGTTTGCTCTGTAGTGGCCGGCAGCCGTAACTCCCTTGCTATATGTGATGACGGAAAG TTATTTACATGGGGCTGGAATCAAAGGGGAACACTGGGCCATCCACAGGAAACCAAAAATGAGAATGTTCCCAGCCAAGTTAAGGCACTTGCCAATGTCAAAATTATTCAGGTGTTTCATGGTTTCTTTTCTGtgacttatttatttatttgtttttttgacAATGGTGTAGACTTTGGCATTCTTTGTAAGTAA
- the LOC140820661 gene encoding ultraviolet-B receptor UVR8-like, whose amino-acid sequence IGGWHCLAVDEQGRAYAWGGNEHGQCGEEPERKEDMGKPVRRDIIIPQRCVPRLSVRQVAAGGTHSVVLTREGHVWTWGQPWPPGDIKQISTPVRVQGLDSVRLIAVGAFHNLALLDDGTLMAWGNNEYGQLGTGDTQPRSQPIPVQGLSDLTLVSILCIVVHVDIAAGGWHSTALTDDGEVYGWGRGEHGRLGFGDDKSSKMVPQRVQLLVGEDIVQVSCGGTHSVALTRDGCMYSVSALHIF is encoded by the exons ATTGGTGGCTGGCATTGCTTGGCCGTTGATGAACAAGGTCGAGCTTATGCATGGG GTGGGAATGAGCATGGACAGTGTGGTGAAGAACCTGAACGGAAAGAAGACATGGGCAAACCTGTCAGAAGAGATATAATCATTCCACAGCGATGTGTGCCAAGACTTTCTGTTCGTCAG GTAGCTGCTGGTGGAACTCATTCTGTTGTTCTTACCCGAGAAGGACATGTATGGACATGGGGTCAACCATGGCCTCCTGGAGACAT AAAGCAAATTTCGACCCCAGTTCGAGTGCAAGGTCTTGATAGTGTTAGGTTAATTGCAGTAGGTGCATTTCACAATTTAGCTCTTCTTGACGATGGAACTTTGATGGCTTGGGGCAATAATGAGTATGGTCAGCTTGGAACTGGTGATACCCAGCCAAGATCACAACCTATTCCTGTCCAGGGCCTCTCTGATCTTACTTTGGTTT CGATTCTCTGCATTGTTGTCCATGTTGATATTGCTGCTGGAGGATGGCATTCTACCGCGTTGACTGATGATGGAGAG GTGTATGGATGGGGCAGAGGGGAGCACGGAAGACTTGGATTTGGAGATGACAAGAGCAGCAAAATGGTTCCTCAAAGGGTTCAACTTTTAGTGGGCGAGGACATTGTTCAG GTTTCTTGTGGAGGTACTCACTCCGTTGCATTAACGAGGGATGGCTGCATGTATTCAGTAAGTGCTTTACACATCTTTTAA